The Seriola aureovittata isolate HTS-2021-v1 ecotype China chromosome 3, ASM2101889v1, whole genome shotgun sequence genome includes a region encoding these proteins:
- the aip gene encoding AH receptor-interacting protein yields the protein MEEEARKLLEEGIRKKLVSPGKGELSTFPNGTKVVFHYRTSLCDGTVLDDSRNMGDRSKPMELILGKKFKLAVWERVVITMRQGEIAEFTCDTKHTALYPLVSQSLRNISAGKDPLEGQRHCCGIAQIHSHHSLGHKDLDQLQASPQPLVFGIELLEVLPPGSFQLDVWAMTDEEKLEFVPQIHEEGNLLFKQGQIKEATDKYYNGIACLKNLQMKEHPGDEAWVKLDHMITPLLLNYCQCKLRQGQYYEVIEHCSSLIFKYEDNVKAFYKRAKAHAAVWNETEARADFAKVLELDPSLGPSVAKELRAMEERIRSKDKEEKGRYKGLFNYNEPPATATTG from the exons ATGGAGGAAGAAGCACGCAAGCTCCTCGAAGAAGGAATAAGAAAGAAATTGGTCAGTCCTGGTAAAGGAGAGCTGTCCACCTTCCCCAATGGAACCAAG GTGGTCTTCCACTACCGCACCAGCCTCTGTGATGGTACAGTGCTGGATGACTCCAGAAACATGGGGGACCGCAGCAAACCCATGGAGCTCATCTTGGGCAAGAAGTTCAAACTAGCTGTGTGGGAGAGAGTGGTCATCACCATGAGACAAGGCGAAATTGCAGAATTTACCTGTGACACCAAG CACACCGCACTGTACCCACTTGTATCCCAGTCACTGAGAAACATCAGTGCTGGTAAGGACCCCCTGGAAGGCCAGAGGCACTGCTGCGGCATTGCCCAGATCCACTCCCACCACTCTCTGGGGCACAAGGACCTGGATCAGCTTCAGGCCAGTCCACAACCTCTTGTCTTTGGCATcgagctgctggag GTTCTACCTCCCGGGTCATTCCAGCTGGATGTGTGGGCTATGACAGACGAAGAAAAACTGGAGTTTGTGCCTCAGATCCACGAGGAGGGCAACTTGCTCTTCAAACAAGGCCAAATTAAGGAGGCCACAGACAAGTACTACAATGGCATTGCCTGCCTAAAAAATCTACAGATGAAG gAGCATCCTGGAGATGAAGCATGGGTAAAGTTGGACCATATGATCACACCACTGCTTCTCAACTACTGCCAGTGCAAGTTACGCCAGGGCCAGTACTACGAAGTCATCGAACACTGCTCATCCTTGATCTTCAAATATGAAG ATAATGTGAAGGCCTTCTACAAGCGGGCCAAGGCCCATGCTGCAGTGTGGAACGAGACAGAGGCACGAGCAGACTTTGCAAAAGTGCTGGAGCTGGACCCTTCTCTGGGACCATCTGTAGCCAAAGAGCTGAGAGCCATGGAGGAGAGGATCCGCTCCAAAGACAAGGAAGAAAAGGGTCGTTACAAAGGCCTGTTCAACTACAACGAACCACCAGCCACTGCCACCACA gGTTGA